In Thauera aromatica K172, one DNA window encodes the following:
- the ispF gene encoding 2-C-methyl-D-erythritol 2,4-cyclodiphosphate synthase — protein sequence MNFPFRIGQGFDVHALVPGRPLIIGGVTVPFAYGLLGHSDADVLLHALTDALLGAAGLGDIGRLFPDTDPAHAGADSRALLREAFARVRAAGWAVVNIDATVICKAPRILPHAPQMVANIAADLGIDAAAINIKGKTTEKLGFTGRGEGIAAQVVALLARTGAA from the coding sequence ATGAATTTTCCTTTCCGCATCGGCCAGGGCTTCGATGTCCATGCCCTGGTTCCGGGGCGCCCGCTGATCATCGGCGGGGTGACGGTTCCTTTCGCCTACGGTCTGCTGGGGCATTCCGACGCCGACGTGCTGTTGCATGCGCTCACCGACGCCTTGCTCGGCGCAGCCGGCCTGGGTGATATCGGCCGCCTCTTTCCCGACACCGATCCGGCCCATGCCGGGGCGGACAGCCGGGCGCTGCTGCGCGAAGCGTTCGCCCGCGTGCGCGCGGCCGGTTGGGCGGTCGTCAATATCGACGCCACGGTGATCTGCAAGGCGCCGCGCATCCTGCCGCACGCACCGCAGATGGTGGCCAACATCGCGGCCGACCTTGGAATCGATGCCGCGGCCATCAACATCAAGGGCAAGACGACCGAAAAGCTCGGCTTCACCGGCCGTGGGGAAGGCATCGCGGCCCAGGTGGTCGCCCTGCTCGCACGCACGGGCGCGGCCTGA
- the corA gene encoding magnesium/cobalt transporter CorA produces MLINCTAYQHGRKLADIPVAAISDYLQRADTFIWVALKDPTAEELAQMKAEFALHELAVEDAHHGHQRPKVEEYENELFAVMHLIEEKDNALEVGEVHVFVGTNYILSVRNRSERGFIDVRRRCEREPKMLAKGAGYVFYALMDAVVDRYFPVIEGLESELEALEERIFTKGAAHSSIRRLYRLKRKVTLLKHAVTPLMEAAGKLHSGRVPEVCANSRHYFRDVYDHLTRLNASLDSIRDTIVTAIQVNLSMVAIDQTEIAKRLAAWAGIFAVATAFAGIWGMNFAHMPELEWQYGYPFGITVIAATSAFLWWRFKKAKWL; encoded by the coding sequence ATGCTCATCAACTGCACCGCCTACCAGCACGGACGCAAGCTCGCGGACATCCCGGTCGCGGCGATCAGCGACTACCTGCAGCGCGCCGACACCTTCATCTGGGTCGCGCTCAAGGACCCGACGGCCGAGGAACTCGCGCAGATGAAAGCGGAGTTCGCCCTCCACGAGCTCGCCGTCGAAGATGCCCACCACGGCCACCAGCGCCCGAAAGTCGAGGAATACGAGAACGAGCTGTTCGCGGTGATGCACCTCATCGAGGAAAAGGACAACGCTCTCGAAGTCGGCGAAGTGCACGTGTTCGTCGGCACCAACTACATCCTGTCGGTGCGCAACCGCAGCGAGCGCGGCTTTATCGACGTTCGCCGTCGCTGCGAGCGCGAGCCGAAAATGCTCGCGAAAGGCGCGGGCTACGTGTTCTACGCCTTGATGGACGCCGTCGTCGATCGCTACTTCCCGGTCATCGAAGGCCTCGAATCCGAGCTCGAAGCGCTCGAAGAGCGCATTTTCACCAAGGGCGCGGCGCACTCCAGCATCCGCCGGCTGTACCGCCTGAAACGCAAGGTCACCCTCCTCAAGCACGCGGTGACGCCGCTGATGGAAGCCGCCGGCAAGCTGCACAGCGGCCGCGTGCCCGAAGTCTGCGCCAACAGCCGGCACTACTTCCGCGACGTGTACGACCACCTGACCCGGCTCAACGCCTCGCTCGACAGCATCCGCGACACCATCGTCACCGCGATCCAGGTCAACTTGTCGATGGTCGCCATCGACCAGACCGAAATCGCCAAGCGGCTCGCCGCCTGGGCCGGGATCTTCGCCGTCGCCACCGCCTTCGCCGGCATCTGGGGCATGAATTTCGCCCACATGCCCGAGCTCGAGTGGCAGTACGGCTACCCCTTTGGCATCACCGTGATCGCAGCCACGAGCGCTTTCCTGTGGTGGCGCTTCAAGAAAGCGAAATGGCTGTGA
- a CDS encoding putative bifunctional diguanylate cyclase/phosphodiesterase has product MVLDENWVIQMMSESWQEVLGLGQDALRWHPFIEVVHELDREDMIDRLCRIGDELSTVRFSCRCRRSDGTYVGLAWSVSFDPDHMLFYASAHETGVNLSEHEARLPEVFVDGLTGLPNRGLFLDRVNHAMQRAQRNKQLQFAVIHCGIDRFSVINHSLGNRIGDLLLIEIANLLRRSTRPTDMIARLGGDEFGILLEDIKDPTSPVRVIKRLQESCVLPFRLHEHEVFASMSAGMTMNNSHYDHPDVMLRDASLAMNRAKTQGGGGYAMFDRGMHEEALRRLDLELDLRRALERNQFEAYYQPIVRLRDTRLVGFEALVRWNHPERGLISPAEFIPLAEDSGLIVPIGRWMLDTACAQMRRWQLAFPRRPALTVSVNLSARQLTHPELLPEIRRTLRESGLSPRHLKLEITESAAMEDGERAIELMSALKRTRLKLMLDDFGTGYSSLSYLHRLPIDTLKVDRSFIRHVHDRAADRSFVETILNLAHKLGREVVCEGVELPAQEALLRGLGAEFAQGFLYSRPVTAAQAEMLIIDDLENPGRLLRDITPAPGPQTADAPTRAH; this is encoded by the coding sequence ATGGTTCTCGACGAGAACTGGGTGATCCAGATGATGAGCGAGTCATGGCAGGAAGTGCTCGGCCTCGGTCAGGACGCACTGCGCTGGCACCCGTTCATCGAGGTCGTGCACGAACTCGACCGCGAGGACATGATCGACCGCCTGTGCCGCATCGGCGACGAGTTGTCGACGGTGCGCTTTTCGTGCCGCTGTCGCAGAAGCGACGGCACCTATGTCGGCCTGGCGTGGAGCGTCAGCTTCGACCCCGACCACATGCTGTTCTACGCTTCGGCGCACGAAACCGGGGTAAACCTCTCGGAGCACGAAGCCCGGCTGCCGGAAGTCTTCGTCGATGGCCTGACCGGCCTGCCCAACCGCGGTCTGTTCCTCGACCGCGTCAATCACGCGATGCAACGCGCCCAGCGCAACAAGCAGCTCCAGTTCGCCGTCATCCACTGCGGCATCGATCGCTTCAGCGTCATCAACCACAGCCTCGGTAACCGCATCGGCGATCTGCTGCTGATCGAGATCGCCAACCTGCTGCGCCGCTCCACCCGGCCGACCGACATGATCGCGCGCCTCGGCGGCGACGAGTTCGGCATCCTGCTCGAAGACATCAAGGACCCCACCTCCCCGGTGCGGGTCATCAAGCGCCTGCAGGAAAGCTGCGTCCTGCCTTTCCGTCTGCACGAACATGAAGTCTTCGCCAGCATGTCGGCGGGAATGACGATGAACAATTCCCACTACGACCATCCTGACGTCATGCTCCGCGACGCCAGCCTGGCGATGAACCGGGCCAAGACCCAGGGCGGCGGCGGCTACGCGATGTTCGACCGCGGCATGCACGAAGAAGCCTTGCGCCGGCTCGACCTCGAGCTCGATCTGCGCCGCGCCCTCGAGCGCAATCAATTCGAAGCCTATTACCAGCCAATCGTGCGCCTGCGCGACACCCGGCTGGTCGGCTTCGAAGCGCTGGTGCGCTGGAACCACCCCGAGCGCGGGCTCATTTCCCCCGCCGAATTCATCCCCCTGGCCGAAGACAGCGGCCTGATCGTCCCCATCGGGCGCTGGATGCTCGACACCGCATGCGCCCAGATGCGCCGCTGGCAGCTCGCCTTCCCGCGCCGCCCGGCGCTGACCGTCAGCGTCAACCTCTCCGCACGCCAGCTGACCCACCCCGAGCTGCTGCCGGAGATCCGCCGCACCCTGCGCGAGAGCGGGCTTTCCCCGCGCCACCTGAAGCTCGAAATCACCGAAAGTGCGGCGATGGAAGACGGCGAGCGCGCGATCGAGCTGATGAGCGCCCTCAAGCGCACCCGGCTCAAGCTGATGCTCGACGACTTCGGCACCGGCTACTCCTCGCTGTCCTATCTGCACCGCCTGCCGATCGACACACTGAAGGTCGACCGCTCGTTCATCCGGCACGTTCACGACCGGGCGGCCGACCGCAGCTTCGTCGAAACCATCCTCAACCTCGCCCACAAGCTGGGCCGCGAGGTCGTCTGCGAGGGCGTCGAACTTCCCGCCCAGGAAGCGCTGCTGCGCGGGCTGGGGGCCGAATTCGCCCAGGGTTTCCTGTATTCGCGTCCGGTCACCGCTGCCCAGGCGGAAATGCTGATCATCGACGACCTGGAAAACCCCGGCCGCCTGCTGCGCGACATCACCCCCGCGCCCGGCCCGCAGACGGCGGACGCCCCGACCCGCGCCCACTGA
- the thpR gene encoding RNA 2',3'-cyclic phosphodiesterase, translating to MAGPLLLTSAPLRRRVFFALWPDHTVAAALHETARGLWSACGGRLMRRDTLHLTLAFLGEVPNVALDRLSRAAARIEGAPFVLELDRVGSWHGQRIVWLAPQEAPAALSALAGDLDAELEAEGFALEARPFSPHVTLLRNACSAPPATGPAAVRWPVSAFALLESVRGVGVATYRVLGSWPLAGK from the coding sequence ATGGCCGGGCCGCTCTTGCTCACGTCCGCCCCGCTCCGGCGGCGGGTGTTCTTCGCGCTGTGGCCCGATCACACGGTCGCGGCTGCCCTCCACGAAACCGCCCGCGGGCTGTGGTCGGCCTGTGGCGGGCGTTTGATGCGCCGCGACACCTTGCACCTGACACTCGCCTTTCTGGGGGAAGTCCCGAACGTGGCGCTCGACCGGCTGTCGCGTGCGGCGGCGCGGATCGAAGGTGCGCCATTCGTCCTGGAACTGGACCGGGTAGGAAGCTGGCACGGCCAGCGCATCGTGTGGCTGGCGCCGCAAGAGGCGCCGGCGGCGCTGTCGGCGCTGGCCGGGGATCTCGATGCGGAGCTCGAGGCGGAAGGCTTCGCACTCGAAGCACGCCCCTTTTCGCCCCATGTCACCCTGCTGCGCAATGCGTGCAGTGCGCCGCCGGCGACCGGGCCTGCCGCCGTGCGCTGGCCCGTCTCCGCTTTCGCCTTGCTCGAGTCGGTGCGCGGCGTGGGTGTGGCGACTTATCGCGTGCTGGGGTCCTGGCCGTTGGCCGGGAAATGA
- the amrS gene encoding AmmeMemoRadiSam system radical SAM enzyme: MKTSPLPTADTGSRHPARYWHALDDGRYQCDLCPRYCKLHPGQRGACFVRMREGKDMLLTTYGRSSGFCIDPIEKKPLNHFYPGSSVFSFGTAGCNLACKFCQNWDISKSRDIDTLMDAASPQEIVATAQHWGCHSVAFTYNDPVIFAEYAIDVADACHAAGLKTVAVTAGYITELARRDFFSRMDAANVDLKGFTDDFYVKLCGAHLQPVLDTLCWLRHETEVWVELTTLLIPGHNDSDEELTALSNWVRRELGADVPLHFSAFHPDFKMDDLPPTPPDTLRRARRIALDSGLQHVYTGNVHDIDGDTTRCTGCGEALIVRDWYEIRSYRLDARGACPHCGTVLAGRYGAVGAAVDKAFGARRIPVAIHRRP, encoded by the coding sequence ATGAAGACGTCCCCCTTGCCGACCGCCGACACCGGCAGCCGCCATCCCGCCCGCTACTGGCATGCGCTCGACGACGGCCGCTACCAGTGCGACCTGTGCCCGCGCTACTGCAAGCTGCATCCCGGCCAGCGCGGCGCCTGCTTCGTGCGCATGCGCGAAGGCAAGGACATGCTGCTGACCACCTACGGGCGCAGTTCGGGTTTCTGCATCGACCCGATCGAGAAGAAACCGCTGAATCACTTCTACCCGGGCAGCAGCGTGTTCTCCTTCGGCACCGCCGGCTGCAATCTGGCGTGCAAGTTCTGCCAGAACTGGGACATCTCCAAGTCGCGCGACATCGACACGCTGATGGACGCCGCCTCGCCGCAGGAAATCGTCGCCACCGCACAGCACTGGGGCTGCCACAGCGTCGCCTTCACCTACAACGACCCGGTGATCTTCGCCGAGTATGCGATCGATGTCGCCGACGCCTGTCACGCCGCCGGCCTGAAGACGGTCGCGGTCACCGCCGGCTACATCACCGAGCTGGCACGCAGGGACTTCTTTTCGCGGATGGATGCGGCCAATGTCGACCTGAAGGGGTTCACCGACGACTTCTACGTCAAGCTGTGTGGCGCCCACCTGCAGCCGGTGCTCGACACCCTATGCTGGCTGCGGCACGAAACCGAAGTGTGGGTCGAGCTCACCACCTTGCTGATTCCCGGCCACAACGACTCGGACGAAGAACTCACCGCCTTGTCCAACTGGGTGCGCAGGGAACTCGGCGCCGACGTACCGCTGCACTTCAGCGCCTTCCATCCGGATTTCAAGATGGACGACCTCCCGCCCACCCCACCGGACACCTTGCGTCGCGCGCGGCGCATCGCCCTCGATAGCGGCCTGCAGCACGTCTACACCGGCAACGTGCACGACATCGACGGCGACACCACCCGCTGCACCGGCTGCGGTGAAGCCCTGATCGTGCGCGACTGGTATGAGATCCGCAGTTACCGGCTCGACGCCCGGGGTGCCTGCCCGCACTGCGGCACCGTACTCGCGGGGCGCTACGGCGCAGTCGGCGCGGCGGTGGACAAGGCCTTCGGCGCGCGCCGGATTCCGGTCGCGATCCACCGTCGCCCCTGA
- the amrA gene encoding AmmeMemoRadiSam system protein A, which yields MPDTDLGPLLLKLARAAIAHHLGLAPAPEVPQDARLHERGASFITLLQDGRLRGCIGSLRRSHPLGEDVMTNAVAAASKDSRFPPLTSEELGGISIEVSVLSEPEFIDFFGEEELLAQLRPFEDGLILFSGCSSATFLPQVWEQLPEPRAFLNALKHKAGLPTNREVVELMAARYHVQKWKESEQAHS from the coding sequence ATGCCCGACACTGACCTCGGCCCCCTCCTGCTCAAGCTCGCCCGCGCGGCGATCGCCCATCATCTGGGCCTCGCCCCGGCGCCCGAGGTGCCGCAAGACGCCCGCCTGCACGAGCGCGGCGCGTCCTTCATCACCTTGCTGCAGGACGGCCGGCTGCGCGGCTGCATCGGCAGCCTGCGTCGCTCGCACCCGCTGGGGGAGGATGTCATGACCAACGCCGTCGCCGCCGCCAGCAAGGATTCGCGTTTCCCGCCGCTCACCAGCGAGGAGCTGGGCGGGATTTCGATCGAAGTCTCGGTGCTGTCCGAGCCCGAGTTCATCGACTTTTTCGGTGAAGAAGAACTGCTCGCCCAGCTGCGTCCCTTCGAAGACGGCCTGATCCTGTTCTCGGGCTGCAGCAGCGCCACCTTCCTGCCCCAGGTGTGGGAACAGCTTCCCGAGCCGCGCGCCTTCCTCAACGCGCTCAAGCACAAGGCCGGCCTGCCCACCAACCGCGAGGTGGTCGAACTGATGGCCGCCCGCTACCACGTGCAGAAATGGAAGGAGAGCGAACAGGCCCATTCCTGA
- the ispD gene encoding 2-C-methyl-D-erythritol 4-phosphate cytidylyltransferase produces the protein MQTFHPRHFAIVPAAGSGSRMGAARPKQYLPLLGRPLIHHALATLCAAPAIERVFVVLSVDDAEWARHDWSGLGSKLVPLFCGGATRADSVLGGLRAIAGEAAQSDWVLVHDAARPCLAPWHIDKLVRELAQDEVGGLLAVPVADTLKRADEHRHVAETVPRDSLWQAQTPQMFRYVMLRRALETASEVTDEASAIEMAGLRPRLVQGDATNLKVTYPLDLHLAEWILQHRRG, from the coding sequence ATGCAGACCTTCCATCCCCGTCACTTTGCCATCGTCCCGGCGGCCGGCAGCGGTTCGCGCATGGGCGCGGCGCGCCCCAAGCAATATCTGCCTCTGCTCGGCCGGCCACTGATCCACCATGCTCTTGCCACGCTGTGCGCTGCACCGGCGATCGAGCGGGTTTTCGTCGTGCTCTCGGTCGATGATGCCGAGTGGGCGCGGCACGACTGGAGCGGACTGGGCTCCAAGCTGGTGCCGCTGTTCTGCGGTGGGGCGACGCGCGCCGACAGCGTGCTCGGCGGCCTGCGGGCGATTGCCGGCGAAGCGGCGCAGAGCGACTGGGTGCTGGTCCATGATGCGGCGCGCCCTTGCCTGGCCCCCTGGCACATCGACAAGCTGGTGCGCGAACTGGCCCAGGACGAGGTCGGCGGATTGCTAGCGGTGCCGGTCGCCGACACCCTCAAGCGCGCCGACGAGCATCGGCATGTCGCCGAAACCGTGCCGCGCGACAGCCTGTGGCAGGCGCAGACGCCGCAGATGTTCCGTTACGTGATGCTGCGCCGCGCCTTGGAGACGGCCAGCGAAGTCACCGACGAAGCAAGCGCGATCGAGATGGCCGGGCTGCGTCCCCGCCTGGTGCAGGGCGATGCGACCAACCTGAAAGTAACCTATCCGCTCGACCTTCATCTGGCCGAATGGATCCTCCAGCACCGTCGGGGGTGA
- the mfd gene encoding transcription-repair coupling factor — MPSPLDALLVHLATLPLPKPGARLELPPLAGSADALAIAQLAARGRMLLVVTANPLDAQRLVDEIAWIAPALRLHLLPDWETLPYDSFSPHQDLISERLATLYALSRGEADVVLVPASTALYRMAPPSYLAAYTFFLKQGERLDGERFKAQMALAGYAHVTQVVSPGEFSVRGGLVDLFPMGSPLPFRIDLFDDEVESIKTFDPDTQRTVYPTKEIRLLPAREFPLDDAGRTRFRSCFRETFEGDPTRAAVYKDISNGIAPAGIEYYLPLFFDDTATLLDYLPADTPVLLHRDVPAAIAEFWRDTRSRHDLLKGDRSRPVLPPEQLFLSDEAFFIALKRRPRLDIGAERDTRHGAGAGSGTAAGEAAGTVDSADRDAAALALPAPEVAVERKSSDPLHRLKAFIDGFIDEAGGRILLLADSPGRRETMAEFFAEYGVKPEPTADFAAFLDARSPVALGIAPLARGFVLPAARLAVLTEAELYAATARSRSRRDSRKAATMEGWLRDLSELKIGDPVVHASHGIGRYLGLIHMNLGEGDTEFLHLEYNGGDKLYVPVAQLHVITRYAGADPEGVELHRLGSGQWEKAKKKAALQVRDTAAELLALYAQRAARPGHRFDFTQHDLEAFAEGFGFETTPDQQAAIDAVVTDMKSGRPMDRLVCGDVGFGKTEVALRAAFIAVADGRQVVVLCPTTLLAEQHYQTFADRFADWPIKIAELSRFKSAKEQAESLRLLGEGKVDIVIGTHRLIQKDVKFKRLGLVIIDEEHRFGVRQKEALKALRSEVDVLTLTATPIPRTLGLAMEGLREFSVIATAPQKRLAIKTFVQPSSRGAIREAVLREFKRGGQVYFLHNEVDTIDNMRDDLEELLPEARIVVGHGQLPERELERVMREFTQQRANLLLCTTIIETGINIPTANTIIINRADRFGLAQLHQLRGRVGRSHHQAYAYLLTQPGAKPTPQAQKRLEAIALMDELGSGFYLAMHDLEIRGAGEVLGENQSGEIQQVGFSLYTEMLKRAVRELQAGREPDLSQPLDVVSEINLHTPALLPTDYCPDVQERLTLYKRLANCETEEDLRALQEELIDRFGELPAQTIALIETHRLRMMVKAFSVHKLDASEAQISVQFAKDAPIDPVKVIFLVQKDRNTRMAGPEKLVRRASLPDLKERVKAVRELLEAVRT, encoded by the coding sequence ATGCCAAGCCCGCTCGACGCCCTCCTCGTCCACCTCGCCACCCTGCCCCTGCCCAAGCCCGGCGCCCGCCTCGAGCTACCGCCGCTGGCCGGCTCCGCCGACGCGCTCGCGATCGCGCAACTCGCCGCCCGCGGGCGGATGCTGCTGGTGGTCACCGCCAACCCGCTCGATGCCCAGCGCCTGGTGGATGAAATCGCCTGGATCGCACCGGCCTTGCGCCTGCACCTGCTGCCGGACTGGGAAACCCTGCCCTACGACAGCTTCTCCCCGCACCAGGACCTCATCTCCGAGCGCCTGGCGACGCTGTACGCGCTGAGCCGCGGCGAAGCCGATGTCGTGCTGGTACCGGCCTCGACCGCGCTCTACCGGATGGCGCCGCCGAGCTATCTCGCCGCCTACACCTTCTTCCTCAAGCAGGGCGAGCGGCTGGATGGCGAGCGGTTCAAGGCGCAGATGGCACTGGCCGGCTACGCCCACGTCACCCAGGTGGTCAGCCCCGGCGAATTCTCGGTGCGCGGCGGCCTCGTCGACCTGTTCCCGATGGGCTCGCCGCTGCCGTTCCGGATCGACCTGTTCGACGACGAAGTCGAGAGCATCAAGACCTTCGACCCCGACACCCAGCGCACCGTCTACCCGACGAAGGAAATCCGCCTGCTGCCGGCGCGTGAATTCCCCCTCGACGATGCCGGGCGCACCCGCTTTCGCAGCTGCTTCCGCGAGACCTTCGAGGGCGACCCGACGCGCGCGGCGGTCTACAAGGACATTTCCAACGGCATCGCCCCCGCCGGCATCGAGTACTACCTGCCGCTGTTCTTCGACGATACCGCAACCCTGCTCGACTACCTGCCCGCCGACACCCCGGTGCTGCTGCACCGCGACGTTCCTGCGGCGATCGCCGAATTCTGGCGCGACACCCGCTCGCGCCACGACCTGCTCAAAGGCGACCGCAGCCGCCCGGTGCTGCCGCCCGAACAGCTGTTTCTCAGCGACGAGGCCTTCTTCATCGCGCTCAAGCGCCGCCCGCGCCTCGACATCGGCGCCGAGCGCGACACCAGGCACGGCGCCGGAGCGGGCAGCGGCACGGCCGCGGGCGAAGCGGCGGGCACGGTGGACAGCGCCGATCGCGATGCCGCCGCGCTCGCCCTGCCCGCGCCCGAGGTCGCCGTCGAGCGCAAGTCCTCCGACCCGCTGCACAGGCTCAAGGCCTTCATCGACGGTTTCATCGACGAAGCCGGCGGCCGCATCCTGCTCCTCGCCGACTCGCCCGGCCGGCGCGAAACGATGGCCGAGTTCTTCGCCGAATACGGCGTGAAGCCCGAGCCGACGGCCGACTTCGCGGCCTTCCTCGACGCCCGCAGCCCGGTAGCGCTCGGCATCGCTCCGCTCGCCCGCGGCTTCGTGCTGCCGGCGGCCAGGCTGGCGGTGCTGACCGAGGCCGAACTCTACGCCGCCACCGCCCGCAGCCGCAGCCGCCGCGACAGCCGCAAGGCGGCGACCATGGAAGGCTGGTTGCGCGATCTGTCCGAGTTGAAGATCGGCGACCCGGTAGTGCATGCGTCGCACGGTATCGGCCGTTACCTCGGCCTCATCCACATGAACCTCGGCGAAGGCGACACCGAATTCCTGCATCTGGAATACAACGGCGGCGACAAGCTCTACGTGCCGGTGGCGCAACTGCACGTAATCACCCGCTACGCCGGCGCCGACCCGGAAGGCGTGGAACTGCATCGCCTCGGCTCCGGCCAGTGGGAAAAGGCGAAGAAGAAAGCCGCGCTGCAGGTGCGCGACACCGCCGCCGAGCTGCTCGCACTTTACGCCCAGCGCGCCGCCCGCCCCGGGCACCGCTTCGATTTCACCCAGCACGACCTGGAAGCCTTCGCCGAAGGCTTCGGCTTCGAGACCACGCCCGACCAGCAGGCGGCGATCGACGCCGTGGTCACCGACATGAAATCGGGCCGGCCGATGGACCGCCTGGTATGCGGCGACGTCGGCTTCGGCAAGACCGAAGTGGCGCTGCGCGCGGCCTTCATCGCGGTGGCCGACGGCCGCCAGGTGGTGGTGCTGTGCCCGACCACCCTGCTCGCCGAGCAGCACTACCAGACCTTCGCCGACCGCTTCGCCGACTGGCCGATCAAGATCGCCGAACTTTCGCGCTTCAAGTCCGCCAAGGAGCAGGCCGAGTCGCTCCGGCTGCTCGGCGAAGGCAAGGTGGACATCGTCATCGGCACCCACCGCCTGATCCAGAAGGACGTCAAATTCAAGCGCCTCGGGCTGGTGATCATCGACGAGGAACACCGCTTCGGCGTGCGCCAGAAGGAAGCGCTCAAAGCGCTGCGTTCCGAAGTCGACGTCCTGACCCTCACCGCCACCCCGATCCCGCGCACGCTCGGCCTGGCGATGGAAGGCCTGCGCGAGTTCTCGGTGATCGCCACCGCGCCGCAAAAGCGCCTGGCGATCAAGACCTTCGTCCAGCCTTCGAGCCGCGGCGCGATCCGCGAGGCGGTGCTGCGCGAATTCAAGCGCGGCGGCCAGGTGTATTTCCTGCACAACGAGGTCGACACCATCGACAACATGCGCGACGACCTCGAAGAGCTGCTGCCCGAGGCGCGCATCGTCGTCGGCCACGGCCAGCTGCCCGAGCGCGAACTCGAGCGCGTGATGCGCGAATTCACCCAACAGCGCGCCAACCTGCTGCTGTGCACCACCATCATCGAGACCGGCATCAACATCCCCACCGCCAACACCATCATCATCAACCGCGCCGACCGCTTCGGCCTCGCCCAGTTGCACCAGCTGCGCGGCCGCGTCGGCCGCAGCCACCACCAGGCCTACGCCTACCTGCTGACCCAGCCCGGCGCCAAACCGACGCCGCAGGCGCAAAAGCGCCTGGAGGCGATCGCGCTGATGGACGAGCTCGGCTCGGGCTTCTACCTCGCCATGCACGACCTCGAGATCCGCGGCGCCGGCGAAGTCCTGGGCGAGAACCAGTCGGGCGAAATCCAGCAGGTCGGCTTCAGCCTGTACACCGAAATGCTCAAGCGCGCGGTCCGGGAACTGCAGGCCGGCCGCGAGCCCGACCTGTCACAGCCACTGGACGTCGTCTCCGAGATCAACCTGCACACGCCCGCGCTGCTGCCCACCGACTACTGCCCCGACGTCCAGGAGCGGCTGACGCTCTACAAGCGCCTGGCCAACTGCGAAACGGAAGAGGACCTGCGCGCGCTGCAGGAAGAGCTGATCGACCGCTTCGGCGAACTGCCGGCGCAAACCATCGCCCTGATCGAAACCCACCGCCTGCGGATGATGGTGAAAGCCTTCAGCGTGCATAAGCTCGACGCCTCGGAGGCGCAGATCAGCGTGCAGTTCGCCAAGGACGCGCCGATCGACCCGGTGAAGGTGATCTTTCTGGTCCAGAAGGACCGCAACACCAGGATGGCGGGCCCGGAAAAACTCGTCCGCCGCGCCAGCCTGCCCGATCTGAAAGAGCGGGTGAAGGCGGTGCGCGAATTGCTCGAAGCGGTCCGGACTTGA
- the amrB gene encoding AmmeMemoRadiSam system protein B, which translates to MAAASIRPAAVAGLFYPHDERVLRTQLAELLATAVPLEAAPIPKAIIVPHAGYIYSGAVAASAYTSLAPLRERIRRVVLLGPTHRMAVRGFALPAAQVFATPLGEVSLSQADWLALQARPDVQVDDRPHALEHCLEVQLPFLQVVLERFEIVPLLVGDAPAAAVAELLEALWGGPETLIVVSSDLSHYHPYREAQWTDRATVEAVLALHDGIDHEQACGATPINGLLLAARRHHLHPQLLDLRNSGDTAGDRARVVGYTSIAFSDTELPDHARH; encoded by the coding sequence ATGGCTGCCGCTTCGATTCGCCCGGCCGCGGTTGCCGGCTTGTTCTATCCACACGACGAGCGCGTGCTGCGCACCCAGCTCGCCGAGCTGCTGGCCACCGCAGTGCCGCTCGAAGCCGCGCCTATCCCCAAGGCGATCATCGTCCCCCATGCCGGCTACATCTATTCGGGGGCAGTGGCGGCGAGCGCCTACACCTCGCTCGCTCCGCTGCGCGAGCGCATCCGGCGCGTGGTCCTGCTCGGCCCCACGCATCGCATGGCGGTGCGCGGCTTCGCCCTCCCCGCAGCCCAGGTTTTCGCCACGCCGCTGGGCGAAGTGTCCCTATCCCAAGCGGACTGGCTGGCGCTGCAGGCCAGGCCGGACGTGCAGGTCGATGACCGCCCCCACGCTCTCGAGCACTGCCTGGAAGTCCAGCTCCCCTTCCTCCAGGTGGTGCTCGAACGCTTCGAGATCGTCCCGCTGCTGGTCGGCGACGCCCCCGCCGCGGCAGTCGCGGAACTGCTCGAAGCGCTGTGGGGCGGGCCGGAAACCCTGATCGTCGTCAGCTCGGACCTGTCTCATTACCATCCGTACCGCGAGGCCCAGTGGACCGACCGGGCCACCGTCGAAGCGGTCCTCGCCCTGCACGACGGCATCGATCACGAGCAGGCGTGCGGCGCAACTCCGATCAACGGCCTGCTGCTTGCCGCCCGCCGTCATCACCTTCATCCACAGCTGCTCGACCTGCGCAACTCCGGCGATACCGCCGGCGACCGTGCGCGGGTCGTCGGCTACACCAGCATCGCCTTTTCCGACACGGAGCTCCCCGACCATGCCCGACACTGA